The genomic segment gtaccacaacagtgctaggGAATAGAAAGAATCAtgatgtcttataaaaagtttcggatttttttttgtgtttttgtttttttgtgtacaggacatctgtttttgaaaatgggTTAGCAAcggtggggcggaggggggggtggGCGGCACAAGCGGTTGGCCTTGCCTGGGGCGCAAAAACGACTGGCCCTGGTGACATCCCCCAGGATCGGGAGGGGGCCCCGCCCAGAAGAAAGGGCGAGGAAGCCGTCGCCCATTCGGTTCCCCCCGGGCGGCAGAAGAGGCAGCGGTGGGCAGGGCCCGGGGCAATGACGCGCGTGTGGTGAAACCCGATCCCGCTTTAGGGAAGCCGCGATCTCGCCCACTGCCGCTCGCCGGGCTGCGGCGCGCCTGCAGACCTCGGAAATTGACCAGAGCCGGCCAGCGacggagaggaggggagaggagaggaggagagaggagaggagggcgGCGGCGCGTAATTGcgagccgcagcagcagcaggagcagcagcagccgcgGGGGCTCCCCTGGTCAGCCGCGGAGAGCCGGAGCTGCGGGAGGGATGGAGGTGGCGCCGGAGTGGTCCTTGGCGGTGCCGCTGCTCTTCGCGGCCCTGGCCGTCCTCCTCGCCTCGGTCTTTGTGAAGCTGCGCTCCTCGGCAGGGGACCGAGGGGCCGAGGGGGCGGCGGCGAAGGCGAAGGCAGGAGGGGAGCCCCCGGCCACGGCTAACGCCGCCGCCGGCCGGGGAGGCGGAGGGGAGAGGAGCCAGGAGGAGGGCGCCCAGGGGCCTCCGGAAGCCGGAGcgggccggggagggaggggcgAGGGGGTCCCGGAGGAAGAGATcggggccgaggaggaggaggaggaggaggaggagaaggagcagcgcggggaggaggaggaggaggaggacgccgCGCCTCGGACGGCGAGGGCAGAGCCGCGGAGCCCCCCTCCGGAGGCGAGGGCTCCCAGCCAGACCGCTTCTGCGGCTGGTGCTGCTGCGGCGGAGGGcgaagagcaggaggaggaggacgacgagGACGAGGACGAGAGCAAGGTAAAAGGGGAGGGGTGAGCGGGAGGGGGGCTTGGGACTCGGGCGGGCACCGCTTTTCTGgagcccacccccctccccccccccattctggctGGGTGTCCCTGCCCGCGTTTTGCTCCGGGGCTGCGACCGGATAGAGAACCGGGGCTTTTGCAGAGGCCGGGCTTGAGGACTCTCCCGCCTCGTGAAAGTGCTCCAGCGCTGCAGGATGCTGGGCCGGGGGGATAAACTCTCATTCCTCCCTTCTGAGGCCAGAtgagcccccccccaccaccaccgccgccgcccagcaaaCCCAGTCAAAGTGCTGAGCCAAAGACTCCCTGTAATATGAGTAGGCTTTGCTTTGTTGCCCAGTGCTTGTTCGGTATCTCAGGCAATTGCTGTGCGAAATTCCAGCGGTTTCGGATGCCACATTCTACACCGGGCAGTTGCTCTCCCCGGTTTGGCTCACCTGGTCAACCTTCATTTACGTAGAAGAGCCAGAGCGgtaatgaagaggaggaggattctTGGATCCTGAATCTCTGTGCATCTTACCCCCAGTCTTGGTTACAAACACCAAGCTACTTGGATGGCCCCTTGAGATTTCTTCCTACCCATTTCTCCTCCTCCAAGTAGAGACTGAGAACATCCGCCGCCCGCTTTCCTAAATGATCAGCTCGGGAGGCCCACCTGTTGCTTCACTGCCGAACCTGTGAGCAAGGAtggttttctgctgctacagacggGGGTTTCCGTCTCCTCCGCCATTCGGAAAGCAGAGCTTGAGATTTTCCCAGAGACGAGGCATACTCAATGACTGGACAAACTAAGTAGCATTGCACATGGCACTAATGGCTAACTGTAAGCACAGACGACTGGGTGGCTTTGTGAACTAAATGAGAGTCACAAAGCCACTTGGAGCAAAGAAGAGTCATCTGTGCTTACAGGTAGTcacttttctgtctctggccttAATTCCAGAGGAGGGAAGCGGCCTTGGGAACTCCGCTCCTTCCTCTCCGTGCAAGGTGAAATCCCCCCCTCCTTGGGTGGCCTCTTCTGCAGCCCTGAGGAATGACAGGTCTGATCCCTCATTTCATGCAGCCTCATGTTTTCCCATAGTCTAGAGAGAGAGACAAATCATGATGTCACTTATTTCCCCCCAGAAACATTCCTTGGCTACAAGGCAGGGCATGAGGCGGTGGCATGCAGTGAAAGTAAATCAGCCTCCCGCATGCAGCATGGGATTGTTTCTGATTAAAAATAAATGAGCAGTCCTAAGGGCACGAAGAGGACACGCGCCTCGCCAACACGCC from the Euleptes europaea isolate rEulEur1 chromosome 1, rEulEur1.hap1, whole genome shotgun sequence genome contains:
- the MXRA7 gene encoding matrix-remodeling-associated protein 7; the encoded protein is MEVAPEWSLAVPLLFAALAVLLASVFVKLRSSAGDRGAEGAAAKAKAGGEPPATANAAAGRGGGGERSQEEGAQGPPEAGAGRGGRGEGVPEEEIGAEEEEEEEEEKEQRGEEEEEEDAAPRTARAEPRSPPPEARAPSQTASAAGAAAAEGEEQEEEDDEDEDESKEEDQESEMEKLVVREPESENVDEQFSFKYSPGKLRGNQYKTLLTKEELEEEQRIQREQLAAIFGLMKEKAETFGEMSETDIKEQLKLYDM